From the genome of Glycine soja cultivar W05 chromosome 14, ASM419377v2, whole genome shotgun sequence:
AAAAGAGAGGAATATTCTCATAGGGACTCAGATATTATGAGGTACCTAAGTCCCACCTCAAGTAGTATGAGATATTCGGTGAAGTACTTAAGTGGcttggtttacatcaagggtcaacccttagcccctacctttttaccttaattctggatgtcctcacggaacaaatccaagagatagcgccgagatgcatgctctttgcagatgacatagtcctccttggagagtcgagggaggagttgaatgagaggttggaaacttggagacgagctctagaaacacatggctttcgcctaagcagaagcaaatcggagtatatggaatgtaagttcaacaaaagaaggagggtttctaactcagaggtgaaaataggagaccatattatccctcaagtcacacggtttaaatatcttgggtctgtaatacaggatgatggggaaattgaaggggatgtgaatcatcgcattcaagcaggatggatgaaatggagaaaagcatcgggggtgttatgtgatgcaaaggtaccgatcaagctaaagggaaagttttatcggactgcggtaagaccggcgattttgtacggaacagaatgttgggcggtcaagagccaacatgagaataaagtaggtgtagcggagatgaggatgttgcggtggatgtgtggtaagacccgacaggataaaattagaaacgaagctattagagagagggttggagtagcgcctattgtagagaagatggtggaaaatagacttaggtggtttgggcatgtagagagaagaccggtagactctgtagtgaggagagtagaccagatggagagaagacaaacaattcgaggcagaggaagacccaaaaagactataagagaggttataaaaaaggatctcgaaattaatggtttggatagaagtatgatacttgatagaacattatggcgaaagttgatccatgtagccgaccccacctagtgggataaggcgttgttgttgttgttgttgttgtacttAAGTGGCTTGGTTCTCTCCCCCTGCCAACCTTTTAACAGCTAGCTCTTAAGGCTTCATCCAACATTCGTACTAATTATAAAGATTCCTTGTCATTTGTTTCTTAATGTTACAAATCTTATGGTTCTttcaaaaacactttttttttggtgttataaaagaagaaattcgTTATCTGCTTGTTATATAAGTATGGTTCCAACTTCCTAGGGTTTAtgctatatataatatatggttCCCCCATATATAGAGTCATTTTTTAGTTAGTTACATTAACCAAGATTGCCTTTTTCTTATGGTTTAGCTTTATGTTAGGGATACATCTAAGAACTGGAAGTTGGTTCAGTCAGATGGGAACAATCGATTCTCTCTCAAAGAGCCATCAGCAAATCTAGTCTTGTTGGACTATATTGCATCTGAGAAGTGGAATGACATTGTAGATTTTGATGACCATCTCGATGACATAAGCAAGTAAGTGCTTTTGGCTTGCagtatttctttctttccatagtattttatttatctgtGCAGCTATAACTGACTTTACATAATACATATTCTGTTGTTTTCAGGGATTGGGTAAACCCAGGGCTTTTCAACTGATCCCAGCCCCTTTGTCTCCATTTTTGCCCTATTTACTTTGCAAGTGGAGGATATTGAGGCTTATTATGGTGCATATGCTGGATTCTCAATGATGAACATTTAGGGACTATATTTTGACCCTAGGAAAGTTGCTTCATGAAGCTTTTTCAGTTGTATAAGCAGGATATTTACCACCAGTCCGTAAAGGATTTTGGTTGCAGAgcctctcctttttttttccctccTTGGATGTAGGTATATTTAAGtggatttttttaaactttctttttgctttgtttgtgagttgtgacGAACTTTGTTACTTGGTAGAAACAACCAAACCATCACGGCCATTATCTTTGTTAATCCAATGgttttcttatgtttttatgGTTGCAACGcgttttcttttcagatttatgttttgtaatgtttttattcataagataaaataaaattggggTGTACATGACAAAGGGAGTGGGGAACAGTTATAAGTGATTACTCGGGACCAAATGATTAATCTTCTGAAAAAATGTTCCTTTTCTGATCAATATGAAGCGTACAAGTTTGAGCAGGATTGGTAAGCGTGTGATATGCAAGTAGTAGCATTAGGTAACAATGCCAATGAGGGTGAGGATGTTTTTATCAAATCGGTTTCCCACTATTTCAGATGTTTGTGGCCACCGTGAGTTTGTTGTGTTTgaacaaatttataattatatttttttatattatttaaaattttaatatattattaattattcagtttaaattttataaatgtatgttagtgaataaataatttatataattcacAGGTATTATagttgatttaaaattttattaaaaataaaataactattaaatcgttattaattaaattatttgaactAAATGAACATGAAATGTCACGTAATATTATTCCATAAAATGAAAAGTTAGGTATATATACAGTAGATGAATGGATGGATGAAGGTGAGAGAATAGATGGAGGTCAGAGAAGAGGACATCCATGAGCAATTACGCCTGGAGCTGTGGGGCATTTGGCCAAAGGACAGTGGTCATCAGCATCTTGACCCCACCATATTGGACCAAAAACACCATAATTTTGAAGGGCAAAATAGAGAATGACACCCATGAAAGCAACACCAGCATCTAAAGCAGCTGAGAGGATGTAAGTGTGTCTAGCCCACCATGCCTTGAACTTGCTGTAAACGTAGAAATTGAAGAAGATTCCCACAAATCCCCAAGTTATGTAGTTGACGGATCTGGCTGGTGGGATGCCACCACCACCAGCAATGATTAAGGGCATATTGATGAGCTCAATCCACTTATGGTTTGGGAATTTGCGAGCAAGCAGCCACACTGGAACAGGAGCAAGTAGGCCAATCAGGAAAAACCAATTCATCCCAGGGTAAATCCCATCCTTGGTAAACATTCTCTGTGGTCCCACTACTCCCCAAATGATTGAAGCATTGTAAAACACTTCGTCCCCAGGGCATGTCCATGGACTACCAGCTGGCAAGCTTGTTTCATCACATATGTGTGGAATACTTGTCAGAAGCCACCATGCTGTGCCAAAGTACACACCTGAAGCCACTATGGTACCTACCAACTGAAcacaaaattaacaatatttatttatttgtctgaTCACCTTTTTTATGGAAAAAGATCGCCATTTTGATTTCTCagcgattaaaaaaaaagttgttttagaCCATATTTGCATGCATTTACATCCTATCATATCCTATACCTACCTGCACAACGAACATAGATTTTGGAGGAATTTTCATATAGTGGCCTAATTTGAAGTCTTGAAGGAACCCGAGTGCTTGTGACATGCTGATGTACCCATAAGTCTTGAAGGCTACATTAGCAAGTGGCCTTCCTGGGTAAATGTACCCAATTATTAACTCTGTAATCACGTTGAGTCCGACTTGctgcaaaataagaaaaatacaacCTTTTGAAAGCCATACAAAACAAGCAAGGCATTGTTGCATTTTGCATGCAAAAAACTTTTCTCTACTTGGACAATATTGGACGTTACCGTGTTTGTTGTTGCTTGAATGACCCCAATTGGCAAAGTGAAAACTAACGCTATTACAAGAGACATTAGGACTCCCCACCATGGCAATTGGAGTTGCTTGCCAAAGCCTTCACAAGTTATCAAAGATACAACAATCATTAGAAGCAAAATGCTAACAAACCACCATTCAGGTACTTGTTCATAGTTTCTCTTCATAATTCTCGTGTGCACATCTCCAAGTTGTTGTCCTTTTAGTGCAGATGTTGTCTTCTTCCACATCTGATAAATCGTTCTTTCAAATAGATAGTCACAAGCATAAAGTTAGAcggtttattataaaaaaaaaatggaatgtaAATTTAGATACACTAGTGAATCATATTGTTCTCCAATCAAAGTTGACCAAGTTGTATTTTATCTTAAGAATCACTGCCAACCTTTGAATTGGAGAATAGTATCATCAGTACCAatagataataattttataggTGTTTTAATGAAATCTTTTATTACATGGTCGAGGTGAAACTCTAAATCCAATTAGAAAACAACACAACTATGGAATACCATCTAAGTTTTATCCATGGtactatatttaaattttatcactaACTAAACAAAGCTTACTTTCCATGGAAGAGGGCAACATGGGCAATAGTAGCAGTCAGAGTTGCAAAGCTCAATCCATAGTCGAATGCAAATGTGATACTGAGATAGAGCTTGCTGTAATTGTTATAACTATCCATATCAATGTCAAAAGTTTTATCATTCAAAACCCGAGTGACATTATATGTTGCGCCAGAGGAATCAAATGTGTGAGAACTGATGATGGGGAACTTCTTGGCATCATATAGGTTGTTCCAATAGGAAATGGGAACCAGAACATACATAAACAGCACAAATCCAACCAGAATGTTGATGATGGCAAAGCCAGGAACAGCCAAAGGACTCCCCAAGAAACCAGCCACAGTGTTCCAGTCCAAGCCAAATGAACCAATGCCAAGGCCTTTCATGCCCGAACCAATTTGCTGTGCAGTGATGGAGTTTTTCCAAACCAAGCAAACAAAGGAGATTGTTGTTATTGCTTGGAAAAAGTAGCCTGGAATAACGTAATAAGCAAAGCTTGCTACAAAGACCAGGAAAAAGAATTGCAGCCTTGTGTTTCCTCCTTTAGGCCTTTTCTCCTTTTCATGAAATGCCCTGTCATTATCACAGACAGAATATCCCAAAATTAAAAGTTTCATGTAATTAATCCTTTTCATTCacatatccaaaaaaaaaaaaacgccaAAAATCACCAAACAAGAAAGaatagttaaatttaaatacCTGAATAGAGACACTTGGACAAGGTTTGAAGGCCACCACATGTACGGGGAATCTACAAGACATTTCCTGAAAATCCCAGCCCATCCATAACCAAGCATCTAAACATTCAACGACACGGTTTAGCAGATTTCATTTTTCTATAATAGAACTCtattatagaaattttgattgtaaaatacaaagaaaagtggattcgatactaaaataaaatagatatctataaagataaataatttgaaacaaaattaatttaaatatgaaaatcttATTTTAGGGGGGATTTTTTGTCTTTTGCTAGAGTCCGAGTCCTATTCTTTCTTGTTTGTGTAGAAATAgaaatattctaaaaatatcgataaaataatcttttttaacCCTTCTTCAAACATCCTATATGTTAGTTTCtattttattacatataatatatagttaAGAGAGGGGgttaaagaagaagaatgaaatgGAGTTTTCTGAAATATCGGAAAAAGTTGACTAaccatatttttgaaaaatgcttgttATTTTGACTAATAGccttaaaagtaaaaacaaaaagaaaaaacaagtttttatattcttatatttCATTTTGGAAAATGCTCTTCAGTGCCAAAAATATTTCGTGAAAAAGTTAAGAACAGACGTGAttgattaaaaacttaaaacaaagataatgtaaaaaatctttttttatgaatatcCCTACTTTTcgtaatctatttttttaaggtgTTTTTCATActaaataacattattgtttcattttcacctttttttttttctctatttctctcttCATCTCCCGTCACATCATTTATGGGTTTCTCACTCTCTCTTTCCACCCATGCACCATATATACCATTAACTTTTTTTCCAACAAAAGATGTTTTACTATATATTGAAGGAGCAGAGTAATGAATAATGATTAGTAATGAATGTTGACCTGGGTGGAAAGTGCTAAGAGAAAAGCGGCAAGTGGATGGATATTCCTGTGGTAGAAAGCCTTAACAATAGTGATAATGTTGATGGCATAAACACCACTAGATCCAGCGCTGGCAAAGATGGTGATGAGTGCATGTTCCTTCAGATTGAAGGGGCCAGGGTTCAGGGAGAAAGACCATTTGGTCAACGGGACACGAATTGGTTTGGTGGGAAGTGTTGCTGCCATGAGTTTCCCAACTGGGAGAGAGAGAATCTGTGCTGAGACGGAGGAGATGTAGAGAGGGTTGGTTCTGTAGCCGAAGAATTGGTTCACAAAGGAGAGGATAATGCATGAGGCCAACCCCAGAGTCCATGTTCTGAATGTCAGTGCTGGCTGTGTTGGGTCGTCGGTTGTTGGAACGGTGAGCCTCACTTGCTCAATAGGAGAGTCATCTACCTCCTCACTTTCATCTGCAACAACAAAACCAACATATAAGATTATTTAGATAATTATGAAAtaaggagaaaaggaaaaagattccaaattttatctttttctgttaacaaaaaacaaaataatatctatcgataaaagaaaattacaacaacaacacaTACAATACAACCTTCACCGTATAGCaatgttgaagaagaaaaacacacaCGTACGTACACGCTAAAAAGGATACAGGCATATACAAACAACACCACAAATACAAATTCAACGTGGCTCTGCACTCTTGTCTATGATCAAGAGAGAGaatatcttaataaatattcaCCAACTTCGATAAAATTACAAGTTTTCTGTGGATGAActtgaaaaattctttattGCAAATTTCTTGAACAAACTTAAAAAACCACTCCCTTTCACTTGGTTGGTGATCcctttcaacaacaacaacacaaaaaaaccGAGGAGACAGAATTATTTGTTGGTAATAGACAATTTCACGCAAGCGGAATAGAATTATCATGGACCATAATGTTTTTTCCGAACATTTAATGCAGTTTTTTATTTAAGGTTCAATAATTTCATACCAATTAATTCATTCTCATACGCACGATAGTAACACCAAATAGCATATATGTTACAGCAtgataatcaaaataaactataaTGAATGTTAACTGAGTATATAAGACAGACAAGACAACGTAGGAAATATGTTGGCAAAAATGAAGGGGTGTAGTAACAGTAGTACCAGGTATGCCAAGTTTTGAGTCGTGCTGATTGTCGACGACCCCAGCCATTGCACCGGGATCTGGTTCTTGAaccctccctctctctctctctctctctttcctcGTTCACCCACGCGAAGACCTCACGTTGTTGGTATCATTTTATAGGGACGTGTGCACTAGCTAGCATGCCGTTCCAGAAAACGTACACATGTGCCTCCTGGACCATTCAGTGGTGTTAATTCATTCATGTTTGACGTAAGCATGATCAAATCAACTACATCATTAAATATCACAAGAGATAAATAAGGCGGATTTTAATGTTCTATCCTTATATTTTAGCAAATCTTGTTAATGACTCTAAGTTGACCTCCAAAATTGATTCTATATGCTCTAAGGAGTAAATAGAATTTGACTTTCTTCTCTCTCACTTTTTTTAGCCCGTCTGTTATGAATGAGTTGGCATAAAGGcagtttgaaataattttttttgaaaaaatactcATGCACATTTTTTTGATTAGGGACTCATGCACATTTGATATTTGATATATTAGTCTTCAATAAGATTAACTAGTACGTGTATTgtacatattattatttttaatttacaaaagactgatttttttttaatgaaaaatcaatttaaacctAATTAATATATCAATATAGCAAATATGAATTggaaatattttccttttctttttattgtaattttaaatattttaaatgtgatggtttttattctcaataatttatttatttattttattatatatatgatagattgattgatgattgatatcatactaaaaaaaaataagaatatttaagGAGATGGAAAATGTAAAGAAGGGTTTCATAATTTAatagtacattttttttacataccaCAAATATCCtttttgatttcttattttctccATAAATATTCTTTACAAAAAGCAATCTTAATCTTAGTACTACCATGCAGGATTCAGAATTTGATATCTCAAacagtttgttttatttttaatgtctgTTTAAAGTATATGTAATGAAAATTAAGCACTAGgtgcattttcataaaattaatccGAATTCTTTTAAAGATTTGGAAAACAGCCGCCAAACTTgtagttttttaatattaactttcaaattttaaatgaaacttGCTATAATCTCCGTATATGTACAGTGTACCTGTCcgaatgtaatttttaatttgagtgAACTATCAGTAGGCCGAGGGGGTACATAAAATACATAACTtaaattaagttttatattaCCAATAAAATGAGTATGTGTGAACTGAATATCTTACTGgagaaatagaaacaataaaatgaaaaatggcATACTTTAAATGATGCTATAGTTTGATTTCATTGGTAATATGACGAAGTCCCAAAGCTGAGTCCTCTACACGCTGACCTTCCTTGCCATCTAGCTTTCTGGAATTTGTGATTCTCTTTGATGTTTGTTAAGGGATTGCAAAGCTGTTGGACAAGAAAGCAAGAAAGTGGACGTATTCAACAATGTATAATATTAATGCATCGAATTACAATCTGGTAAAGAAAGTTAGAAAAGAAGTACCCACTTGGCTGCATTTATCAGATTTCCATTCAACACCATTGGGGTCCATGCCAACATTAGTGGCAGTGAACTTTAAGATGCAGGGTTCAGAGATAAGTCTGTCTAAGGAATTTCCATTTTAGTGAGGGGAGAAGCTATATATGTACCTTCTTTCGCTCGCGATGTGCATAGGTCTATAAGTGTTTCTCAACCGTCATGgacaaaaaaagagttaaaataTGTACGTGATTTGTTAAACAAtatgtgaattttatatttgtttcttaataatattttttttgaatattgTTTGATTCCTCTTTAATTTGTTATTCTTCTTTGGAGGTTTAAAGGCTGACGGACAATCGCAAAGAACATGCAAAATATATTCTTCTAAGGAATGACAATGACAACAAAAAGGAGAACCCAATCCCCATCTTAGTAGGCAATCTAGCATGAGCTGTTTGCCAAATAAACACTCGGACCCTCTCACTAGTTAGaagctaccatttttttttggtatttaagCTTCCATTTTTTCCTCCCAAAGCCTCCATTATTTgaatattgaaaattattatcCTTTTATATGCacttgaaacaaaaaaattgccTATTCTATCACGTACGGAAGGAAAttgattctttttaaatttgtttggatgattttttttcacgAACTGATCAGTTTGGTTTGATTTAcgatttatgtttttgaaatcgATTCAAACCAACCAAACCACAACACTTATATTACTTTAGTGTTATGTGTTTTATGTGTATGTCACTTGAATTTCACAATGTTATCTAATGTtatgtatataaatttatatagtgtatatcacttttttttagacaactttttttaaaatgtttgatttaaaattgatgaaaattggacaattttttattatagaaggtttaacatattaataagtcttatatattgttattaattaacaatttttaatataatttaatttaaaagttgaaaagaaaatatataaattttaatgaaatgatatttttgtaaaatatgcaAAAGCTAAACCgaaccaaataataaaatatggatTTGGTTTGGATCGgattctattttaaatcaaaatcaaaccacatattttttaagtttggtCAGATGACTTTTTGATGAAAAACCAAACCGAGCCGTAACACCCTTACTTTTATCTGCACCAAAATCAGTGTAAACTAtacatttacatatataaaataacgaTTCATACTTTACATCACAATTCACACAAGttaaaaagattaatatatGAAAGATTTGCACAAGAAGACACATACCTTAATGAAGGTTGGTgcgtcataatttttttaatatctagtTATATTAAACAGGTCATAGTACATCGAACAAGATCATAGTACACCAGATGATCTATATAACACACACTCATAAACACATGCTGATTAGTGTGTGATTATTACATGAACATATGAATTCTACTGAAAACCATTTTATTTATGAGTCTACTTAAATTTCCATTAGCAATTGTCTAGATAATGTCATTTTCAAATATTCAATGACATATTTCAATTTGACCTGGACCAAACCCAACTTACAAGAGAATCCTATTTCCCTAGTCTACGTTAAACTCCCAACCAAAACGAGTCATCCCATAGGGCCTCGCTGTTTTCATAGGTTACTATCGTAAGACCCCAACCAAACACAACTTACTAGAGAGCCCTACTTCTTGAGCCTACCTTAAGGGCCTGACCAAACACATAAGAGAAAAACGAGTCATCTCGCAGGGCCACCGCCATTTTCATAGGCTATGAACATAAGATCCCAAAGAGTCATCATTTTCGTCTCCAAGCATATGTTTTTTCAGGGGAGCATGCTTAAGGAAGGAAGCCTTATGCCGATGCTAGATGTAAGGGATAAATTGTCAAAAAGGTCATTTTTGTCCCGTTCTATATTAGCCAAATTGTCTTTCCTCATCTTCTTAGGGTAAGTTGGGTTTGGTTGGGGTCTTACAACCATAGCCTTTGAAAATGGCGGGGCCATGTGGGATGACTCATTCATCTCAAAGAGTGTTTGGTCGAGGGCTTAACATATGCTAGGGAAATGAGGCTCTCCaagaagaaataattgaaggcaGAAGAACTAACCTAATTTATCTTCCTATACATCATAAAACTCCATAACAATACAACTCACTCCCTAGTGttttcttgtgtgtgtgtgcaatATTGTGTGTGCATATGTGCGATTTTGTGCATGCATGGGTGCAATTTAACTCAGATCTTTGGTCACAAATCTATACAATAATGTCTACATTGTTAAGATCTAGGAAATCAATacaaaaatacacaaaataatTGTAGATATGAAAGTCGTGTTCAGTGACAGCGCAAAAGCACTTGGAGATCTGAAACCTATTGTCTCCGTAATCAGTAAACCATCATCAATGTTGAGCTGACGATTACCTCGTCATTGTCCAGGGAAAGAAGAGCTCCTTCCATCACAAATGACGCCATCAATGATCTTCTTCGTCCTTATTGACGACATTGTTTCATTGTGAACAATCCTTTCGAGGGCCTTCTCCGGTCGTATGCTCCCTTTTTCTCAACCTCTAATCCCTCCCACAATGCCTCTGAAAACTTAAAACGTAGAGATAGGGGGTCACGAACCAAGTCACCAAGATTTGAGACTAGAGGCCCTGAAAAGAAAAGACTATGAGCCACAAAATTTGCTTATCTTCCTAACAAGTAACAAAGCAAATAACATAGTTTGGTGACAAATCTAATCGAAGCTTTATTTGTTGAACTAAGCTTCCGAATTCTGTGAAGTCCTTCTCTCCCTTATAAACTGCTAACACTGGATGCTGCCAATCAATCTCAATGAAAACTTGTTCTATCTGTTGTTCCTTCTCTCCCTTATATACAACTCAAAACAAATTACTTAAATTGCACTTATGAGAGATGTTCTAAGataacatgatatttttaataaaaatattatttgtttaaatgtttaagtaatataaaataaaaaatttaaatgtgaaccgatttacaaaaatttctttatatttatgttttatttaatggaAACTCTATTATCTATATAAACAAGAAGATTTAAATTAGAACCGATTTAcaagttttctttattttatatttaccctctctatttattttttatatattaaatatcactTATTCAAATTTTGGTTAGgagtttaaaaaaagaagaaagaaatgtattgggaagcaaaaagaaaaagaaagacgtGAAGGATTAAAAGTTAAAAGGTTGGGGAGAAGGACTTGACATTGTTGTAGTGATGATCTGTGAACATTTCCGGTATTCACCACTCTccttcttatctttttcttctcctccttCAACTCGTTACCATCTCTAtataccttcttcttcttcttcttccttttctgtgTCTTGCTCTCTCATGGAGAATCAGGAGACCCACAACAACCAAGGCCGCAGCAAATTCATGGACTTTCCGTTCGTTTCATCTGCCCAGAAGAATCTTATGGTTGATCTCGTCTCAACGCTTGAGAATCGCTTTCACACTCAGCTTCTTCCTTGCACACTCCCCTCTGATGTTCAGTATTATCAAAGCCAAACTGCCACTGCCCAAGCTTCTCTTCATATTAGAGCAGCTCATAATGACTCCCCGGTAATTccccttcttctttctcctcccaAAATCCTTAGCGCGTGTTTGGATTAGCGttaacaaaattgattttcattaTAGAAAGTTATGAGtaaaacttaatataatttttttgctcCAACGCAAAAGCAAAGTCGCTTCATACTTGAATCAATTCTGGACCCGGAATCAATTTTGAAATCTTCAGAAATCAAACATGTAAAAATTGATCCAAAATCAATTGTGGACCAAGAATCAATTCTTGTGAaaccaaacacatttaatttcaatgcaaagttttcattttttttctctcttttttccagCCCCTATATTGTTCATGTTCCGTTGCCAATCTCGTTTTGACTTATTTTTTAGTGGCTTATATGGGTTTCTAGATCAAGTATTGGCATTGTCAGAGTATTGGGTTGAGAGTTAGGTACTCAAGCTACTATGTCCGGATTAGATACTGAAGCAAATGGGCAATGTATAACTTTTGTCTTTTTCTGTGCTTCAATGAGTAAGCCATCAAATTTATCCCTAAAGTtatagtatttatataaatGATCCCTAAATGATTAGAAATCATATTTAATAGTCCttcaaatattgaaaaattCCTTTAAATTGATGAATATCCAATACTCTAAGAACTATTTAGGAGAGAGGGTAATACTTGAGAGTTGAGAGACTAAATTGATGGTTTACTCTTGCTTTAATTTGAATAGCAATGGAAAAGTGTAAACATAACCACTCGGTCAGCCTAGCAATGAGGGGTTTGAGTAGTTTGCAAGAGTTCCTAAGATCAAATCTCATTGCTGTCattgtacataaaaaaaaatggaaaaggatAAACATACACTCGAATTTTGGGGTGGATAGTTGTAGGGAGAAAAGGCCCAACAcgaacagaaaaaagaaaaggaagagaaagtgATATATGTGATTAGGGATGTGAATGTTTTGGTTCCGTTCTCTTGCTAGTTAGCTACTGCTGACATTTTTTCTCCACCCTTT
Proteins encoded in this window:
- the LOC114382987 gene encoding oligopeptide transporter 1-like, with the protein product MAGVVDNQHDSKLGIPDESEEVDDSPIEQVRLTVPTTDDPTQPALTFRTWTLGLASCIILSFVNQFFGYRTNPLYISSVSAQILSLPVGKLMAATLPTKPIRVPLTKWSFSLNPGPFNLKEHALITIFASAGSSGVYAINIITIVKAFYHRNIHPLAAFLLALSTQMLGYGWAGIFRKCLVDSPYMWWPSNLVQVSLFRAFHEKEKRPKGGNTRLQFFFLVFVASFAYYVIPGYFFQAITTISFVCLVWKNSITAQQIGSGMKGLGIGSFGLDWNTVAGFLGSPLAVPGFAIINILVGFVLFMYVLVPISYWNNLYDAKKFPIISSHTFDSSGATYNVTRVLNDKTFDIDMDSYNNYSKLYLSITFAFDYGLSFATLTATIAHVALFHGKTIYQMWKKTTSALKGQQLGDVHTRIMKRNYEQVPEWWFVSILLLMIVVSLITCEGFGKQLQLPWWGVLMSLVIALVFTLPIGVIQATTNTQVGLNVITELIIGYIYPGRPLANVAFKTYGYISMSQALGFLQDFKLGHYMKIPPKSMFVVQLVGTIVASGVYFGTAWWLLTSIPHICDETSLPAGSPWTCPGDEVFYNASIIWGVVGPQRMFTKDGIYPGMNWFFLIGLLAPVPVWLLARKFPNHKWIELINMPLIIAGGGGIPPARSVNYITWGFVGIFFNFYVYSKFKAWWARHTYILSAALDAGVAFMGVILYFALQNYGVFGPIWWGQDADDHCPLAKCPTAPGVIAHGCPLL